TCAGCCTGACATACAACTTCGGGATATCCGGAACATGCGATTCTACAGGGTCCGTATACACACGGACGGCTTCGGGAACGAATCCCCGTACGATCTCTTCCGCTTCCTCCGGCGTGAGGCCGCTGCATAACCCGGAACGGATCGCGGAATCGGGAGGTCTTGTCCCGACTTTCCTCAGGACAGCGGACAGAAGGAGTCTTTTGGGAAAAGGCATAGCGGATAGAAAAGAACCGCCGTCCTTCGGAATGATCGCCCCGACAGCGGCAATTCCTGCAAGTCGTCCGCGCAGCTCGGGAGCAAGCCGTAGTGCAAACAGTCCCCCGAGAGAGTGAGCTACGAGAATAAACCTCGGAATTTCCCATTCGTCCGCCTGCTTTTTCAGGTGTGCCGCGTAATCCGCCAATGAAAGCTCTTTTCTTGCATCTGCGCTGCCCTCCCTGTAAGGAAATTCGACCACCTTGCAGGGGGAGTTCAGCCGGTCCGTTACTTTGCCCCAAATCCGGCTGTCCAGTCCCGCTCCGTTAATAAATAAGAAACCTGTTTGTTCAGGCGTATGTTCTTTCATACTCATCCGTTTCCTCCATACCTGTTCATTTGCTTGCAAAATGATCATATCATTAAAATGTGACAGTTTTCGTCACATTTTAATGGTAAAATTAAAAAAAATGCTAGCGAAATGGGGCCGCAGATTGCAGAAGTCACAGCGACTAATCCAGATGATCATGAAGATCAATGCCAAAAAATCGTTTACCGTCAAAGAGTTGGCGGACGAATTCGGGTTATCCAGCCGAACGATTTTAAGAGATTTACAAGAACTAAGCGAGCTCGGTATCCCCGTTTACTCGATTCAGGGAAGAGGGGGCGGTTACAAGCTGCTGCAGGAACGGCTGCTTCCGCCGATCAGCTTCACCGAAGGCGAAGCTATTGCGATGTTTTTTGCGTGCCAATCCCTGGAGTATTTCAGTTCATTGCCGTTTGCCGAGGGGGCCGATTCGGCGCTCCACAAGTTTTATCATTACTTGCCCGAAGATGTGAAAAGTCAAATAGACCGCTTAAAAAACAAGGTCATGTTTTGGAGTCCATACCGCTGGATGTCGCCCGGGGTTTTGCAAACCCTGCTTCAAGCTGTCATGACCCGCCGTGCAGTCGCCATAAAATATAAATCCGGGAGCGGAGTATCGGAACGGAACATTCAGCCGATCGGTCTGTATGCAAGCTCAGGCTACTGGTACTGCCCGGCGTATTGCTTCCTTCGGGAAGACATCAGGCAGTTCAGGGCTGACCGGATTCTCTCCGCGGAACTGAACGAGTCGATCCCTTGCCGGGAAGATATAAACCGGATGAACTTAACGGATAAGCCTGCGAAAGGCCATCTGGAACAGACGACATTGGAGCTCGAGATGACGAAAAAAGGAGTTTGGCAGCTCGAATCCAATCCCCGGTTTGCACCTTTTATCAGGCGAAATGAGGATGGCAGCGGAACGGCGGCCGTTCGGATTACAGCGGAAGATGTGAAATTTTACGCAGACCTGGTATGGCAGATGGGGAAGGAAGTCAAAATACGCGGGCCTGAGGAAGCGATTGCGTACATGAAGGAAAAAGCGGAATCGGTGCGGCAGTTATATTTATAAACGTCGGACTCGCAGCGTCAAGGATAGTTTCCGTAAAACAAAACTCGGCCGGGCGTCCGCTTAAATCCCGTTCTATAATATAAGGAAAACGAAATAAGGAGCGGGTTCTATGACGGAGAAAAGTGCCGGAATTATATTGGTCACCGGAATTATGGCCAGCGGAAAATCGACCGTGGCGCAGCTGCTTGCCCAGCGGTTTGCGAAATCCGTGCATGTGCGGGGAGATATTTTCCGAAAAATGATCGTAAATCACCGCAAGGAGGTGGAGCCAACCGCCGGGGACGAGGAGCTGGAGCAGCTAAGGCTGCGGTACCGGCTCGCAGCGCATTGCGCGGACGCTTACTTTCGCGCGGGATTTACCGTAATCGTTCAGGATGTGGTCATCGGTCCGATGCTGGGCGAATTCGTCTCTTTCGTGCAAAGCCGCCCATTCCGGGTTGTAGTTCTTTGCCCGAACACGGATGCCGTCACACGGAGGGAAGCCGGGCGTTCGAAAAAAGGATACGGCGCCTGGACCGTGGAGCAGTTGGACAATGTGCTGCGAAGCGAAACGCCGCGCGTAGGCGTATGGCTCGATTCCTCCGAACAAACCCCCGACGAAACCGTAAACGACATTTTGAAAAAATGGGACGAAGCGCTGCTCTCGTAACGTGAAAACGATAAAAATGCGCCGGCAAACCCGATGGAAGCCGACCGGCGAACCGCCTCAAGTCACTGCGACTTGAGGTTTTTTTGCCGTTTGGGAAATTAAGCGGCAGCTAATTGTTTTGGGGGATTTGTTCTTTGGACAAAAAGGATTTTCGGCAGACGTGCCCGGTCCGCCACGCCCTGACGGAGCTTCCATATGCAGGCAAGTTTTTGCCAAGGAGGGAATATACATCTATAAATAATTTTTCCGAGGAGGGATTCCGCTTGAAGCGATCGGCTTTGATTACCGCGCTCGCGCTCATTGTCGTCTTGTCCGGCTGCGGGTTATGGCAGCGTCCGCCATCATCCGGCGACAAAAAGATAACGCTTACATTGTGGTATTGGAACCGTTCGATCGACGATGAGCTTTTGAAGCAGGTGGATCAGCAGTTCCCGAACATTCATTTGAACTACCAGAAAATTGGAGGCGATTTCAAGGCGAAGTTAATGACGACCTTGGCCGCCCGTTCCGGGGGTCCCGACATCGTCGGCTTGAACGATTGGGTATCGGCTCTGTTTCCGGACAAGACCCGTTTCGTGAATTTGTACGACCTGGGAGCGAAGGAGGTTCAAAGCAAATACCTGGAATGGAAATGGAAGCAGGGCGTCACTCCGGACGGCACGATGATCGCTTTTCCGATGGATACCGGCCCGACGGCGCTGTTTTACCGCGAGGATTTGTTCCGTCAAGCCGGGCTCCCTACGGATCCGGCCGAGGTGAACAAGCAGCTGCGCACGTGGGATGCCTATTTCGAGGCGGGAAAAAAGCTGAAGCAAGCGCTCGGCGGCAAAGTATCGATGACCGACAATGTGAAAGATCTATACGGGCAGGTGCTTGCCCAGGGCAAGGATTTGTACTTCACTCCCGACGGCCAGTTTATCGGGGAGCGTTCGGAACAGGTCCAGAAGGCGTGGGCAGCGGCCGCCAAGGCGTATAAAGACGGGGTCGTCGCGAATGTCGATCGCTGGACGCCGGAATGGAATGCCGCCATGAACAAAGGGGATATCGCATCGTTCGTCGGCGCGGTGTGGATGAAGAAGGTGCTGAAGGATGCGGCTCCGGATACGTCCGGCAAGTGGCGGGTGGCCAGGGCGCCGGGAGGGGACGGAAACAACGGCGGCTCGTTTCTCGCGATCATGAAAACGAGTCAGCACCCCAAGGAGGCGTTCGAGGTCATCAAATGGCTGCAAAGCGAATCGAACCAGCTCCGCGCTTTCCAGGATCTCGATTTGTTCCCGTCGGCGCCGGGCGCTTTCAGCGATCCGAAAATGAACAGCGAGGAACCGTTTTTCGGCGGACAAAAAACAGGTGCGATTTTCGCCGAATCCGCCAAAAACGTGCAGGTCGCCTATTTCGGAGAAAAGTTTACGCTGGTCGACGGCATCATGAAGCAGGAGA
The window above is part of the Paenibacillus hamazuiensis genome. Proteins encoded here:
- a CDS encoding alpha/beta fold hydrolase, coding for MSMKEHTPEQTGFLFINGAGLDSRIWGKVTDRLNSPCKVVEFPYREGSADARKELSLADYAAHLKKQADEWEIPRFILVAHSLGGLFALRLAPELRGRLAGIAAVGAIIPKDGGSFLSAMPFPKRLLLSAVLRKVGTRPPDSAIRSGLCSGLTPEEAEEIVRGFVPEAVRVYTDPVESHVPDIPKLYVRLTGDKELHPPMQNKMIANFSPHVIRDLNTGHLPMISNPAGLSTILAEFVTIAEGTYRESLAGK
- a CDS encoding helix-turn-helix transcriptional regulator, translated to MQKSQRLIQMIMKINAKKSFTVKELADEFGLSSRTILRDLQELSELGIPVYSIQGRGGGYKLLQERLLPPISFTEGEAIAMFFACQSLEYFSSLPFAEGADSALHKFYHYLPEDVKSQIDRLKNKVMFWSPYRWMSPGVLQTLLQAVMTRRAVAIKYKSGSGVSERNIQPIGLYASSGYWYCPAYCFLREDIRQFRADRILSAELNESIPCREDINRMNLTDKPAKGHLEQTTLELEMTKKGVWQLESNPRFAPFIRRNEDGSGTAAVRITAEDVKFYADLVWQMGKEVKIRGPEEAIAYMKEKAESVRQLYL
- a CDS encoding AAA family ATPase; protein product: MTEKSAGIILVTGIMASGKSTVAQLLAQRFAKSVHVRGDIFRKMIVNHRKEVEPTAGDEELEQLRLRYRLAAHCADAYFRAGFTVIVQDVVIGPMLGEFVSFVQSRPFRVVVLCPNTDAVTRREAGRSKKGYGAWTVEQLDNVLRSETPRVGVWLDSSEQTPDETVNDILKKWDEALLS
- a CDS encoding ABC transporter substrate-binding protein, with product MKRSALITALALIVVLSGCGLWQRPPSSGDKKITLTLWYWNRSIDDELLKQVDQQFPNIHLNYQKIGGDFKAKLMTTLAARSGGPDIVGLNDWVSALFPDKTRFVNLYDLGAKEVQSKYLEWKWKQGVTPDGTMIAFPMDTGPTALFYREDLFRQAGLPTDPAEVNKQLRTWDAYFEAGKKLKQALGGKVSMTDNVKDLYGQVLAQGKDLYFTPDGQFIGERSEQVQKAWAAAAKAYKDGVVANVDRWTPEWNAAMNKGDIASFVGAVWMKKVLKDAAPDTSGKWRVARAPGGDGNNGGSFLAIMKTSQHPKEAFEVIKWLQSESNQLRAFQDLDLFPSAPGAFSDPKMNSEEPFFGGQKTGAIFAESAKNVQVAYFGEKFTLVDGIMKQEMDKVAKQNKSPDAAWQDAMKQIQRELKR